Proteins from a single region of Equus asinus isolate D_3611 breed Donkey chromosome 17, EquAss-T2T_v2, whole genome shotgun sequence:
- the FTH1 gene encoding ferritin heavy chain, protein MTTAFPSQVRQNYHQDSEAAINRQINLELHASYVYLSMSFYFDRDDVALKNFAKYFLHQSHEEREHAEKLMKLQNQRGGRIFLQDIKKPDQDDWENGLKAMECALHLEKNVNESLLELHKLATDKNDPHLCDFLETHYLNEQVKAIKELGDHVTNLRRMGAPESGMAEYLFDKHTLGECDES, encoded by the exons ATGACGACCGCGTTCCCCTCGCAGGTGCGCCAGAACTACCACCAGGACTCGGAGGCCGCCATCAACCGTCAGATCAACCTGGAGCTCCACGCCTCCTATGTGTACCTGTCCATG TCTTTCTATTTTGATCGCGATGATGTGGCTTTGAAGAActttgccaaatattttcttcaccaaTCTCATGAGGAGAGGGAACATGCTGAGAAACTGATGAAGCTGCAGAACCAACGAGGCGGCCGGATCTTCCTTCAGGACATCAAG AAACCAGACCAGGATGACTGGGAGAATGGGCTGAAGGCAATGGAGTGTGCATTACActtggaaaaaaatgtgaatgaGTCACTATTGGAACTGCACAAACTGGCCACTGACAAAAATGACCCCCAC TTGTGTGACTTCCTCGAGACTCATTACCTGAATGAGCAGGTGAAAGCCATCAAAGAATTGGGTGACCACGTAACCAACCTGCGCAGGATGGGGGCCCCCGAATCTGGCATGGCAGAGTATCTCTTTGACAAGCACACCCTGGGAGAGTGTGACGAGAGCTAA